CAGCGACGTTTACCGGTGGCATCGCCGACGCGGCGGACCAGACACCGAAACGGGGTGGACATCTAGTCCTTGGCGCGAATGGCGCGTCCTCGGTCGACAGTTTAGATCCCGCTACCTGGTCGTCGACCTATCCCACGCTCGCCGGCCTGCAGCTCTACAACACGCTCGTTGAAGTCCATGTCGGTTCCGGCCTTCGCGCAAAACCCGAAGTTCAGCCGTCGCTCGCCGAGAGCTGGGAGCCCAAACCGGGCGCCAAAGAATGGGTGATCAAGCTACGGAAGGGCGTGACATTTCATAACGGTAAGACGCTGACACCGGCCGATGTCATTTATTCCCTCAACCATCACCGCCGCGGTGACTCGCAGTCGGGTGCCAAAGCACTGTTGATGTCGGTCGTCGATATCAAGGCCACGACTAAGAATGAACTGATCATTACGCTCGACAACGGTAATGCTGACTTGCCGTATTTGCTGGCGGACTACCATTTTTGCATCGGCCCAGAAGGCAGCACATTTACCGACGGTATCGGCACCGGTGCTTATATCCTGGAGAGCTTCGATCCCGGTGTACGCACTACCAGCAAGCGCAACCCCAATCATTTTCGTTCCGATCGCGGCTTCGTCGATTCCATCGAGACGCTCGCTATTAACGACCCAACCGCGCGCATTCAGGCGTTGATTAGCGGATCGGTCCATTTGATCAATCGCGTGGAGGTCAAAGCGGTTACCGAAAACGTGCAACTATTCGAGATTTCCGGCGGCGCGCACTACTCGTTACCCATGCGCTGCGACATAGCGCCGTTCGATAACAAAGACCTACGATTAGCGCTCAAATACGCCGCCGACCGCACGGCGATGGTCAAGACCATCTTGTTCGGCCATGGCAAGATTGGCAACGATCAACCCATTCCGATGCACGACGAGTTCTACTCGAGCCAAATCCTGCAACGCCC
This Gammaproteobacteria bacterium DNA region includes the following protein-coding sequences:
- a CDS encoding ABC transporter substrate-binding protein, with the protein product MSRRDFIRQATALGISATFTGGIADAADQTPKRGGHLVLGANGASSVDSLDPATWSSTYPTLAGLQLYNTLVEVHVGSGLRAKPEVQPSLAESWEPKPGAKEWVIKLRKGVTFHNGKTLTPADVIYSLNHHRRGDSQSGAKALLMSVVDIKATTKNELIITLDNGNADLPYLLADYHFCIGPEGSTFTDGIGTGAYILESFDPGVRTTSKRNPNHFRSDRGFVDSIETLAINDPTARIQALISGSVHLINRVEVKAVTENVQLFEISGGAHYSLPMRCDIAPFDNKDLRLALKYAADRTAMVKTILFGHGKIGNDQPIPMHDEFYSSQILQRPFDPERAKFHYKKSDYSGPIVLTVSDGAFTGAVNCAQLFRDSAAKAGINLQIERAPADGYWSNVWMKKPFCASYWEGRPTADLMFSVTYKSDAAWNETFWKRPDFDNLLLAARAELNRVKRKQMYHDMQMMVHEDCGEIIPMFHNTMDAGSKKLRGFIASPVMELSSCRAPEMVWLDT